In Larimichthys crocea isolate SSNF chromosome IV, L_crocea_2.0, whole genome shotgun sequence, a genomic segment contains:
- the ntmt1 gene encoding N-terminal Xaa-Pro-Lys N-methyltransferase 1 → MGDIAEDETSFYTNAEDYWKEVPPTVDGMLGGYGSISSIDINGSKAFLQKFLGDGEGKTGTSCALDCGAGIGRISKRLLLPLFNTVDLVDVTQEFLDKAKTYLGEEGKRVGNYICGGLQDFVPESGRYDVIWIQWVIGHLTDDHLVHFLRHCQKALRPNGLIVIKDNVSYEGVVPDEVDSSVCRDLEILHGLVARAGLRIAHEEQQMNFPKEIYHVYMLALR, encoded by the exons ATGGGTGACATAGCAGAAGATGAGACGAGCTTCTACACCAACGCAGAGGACTACTGGAAGGAGGTCCCGCCCACAGTGGATGGCATGCTGGGAGGCTACGGCAGCATCTCCAGCATTGACATCAACGGATCTAAAGCGTTCCTGCAGAAGTTCCTCGGA GATGGGGAGGGGAAGACAGGGACGAGCTGTGCTCTGGACTGTGGAGCAGGCATCGGGAGGATCAGCAAGCGTTTACTTCTGCCTCTGTTCAACACCGTGGACCTGGTGGACGTGACGCAGGAGTTTCTGGACAAAGCCAAGACGTACCTGGGAGAGGAGGGCAAGAGAGTGGGCAACTACATCTGCGGAGGCCTGCAGGACTTTGTGCCGGAGAGTGGACGTTACGATGTCATCTGGATCCAGTGGGTCATCG GTCACCTGACTGATGACCACCTGGTGCACTTCCTGCGGCACTGCCAGAAAGCCCTGCGGCCCAACGGCCTCATCGTGATCAAGGACAATGTGTCGTACGAGGGCGTGGTCCCCGATGAGGTGGACAGCAGCGTCTGCCGCGACCTGGAAATACTTCATGGTCTGGTGGCCAGAGCGGGCCTCCGCATCGCCCACGAGGAGCAACAAATGAACTTCCCAAAGGAGATCTACCACGTCTACATGCTGGCTCTCAGATAG